One window of Cervus elaphus chromosome 2, mCerEla1.1, whole genome shotgun sequence genomic DNA carries:
- the DBX1 gene encoding homeobox protein DBX1 has protein sequence MMFPGLLAPPAGYPSLLRPTPTLTLPQSLQSAFSGHSSFLVEDLVRISRPPAYLPRGSVPTPSMSPPRPGAPAALTDTGASDLGSPGPGSRRGGSPQTAVSPASEPTFLKFGVNAILSSAPRTETSPTLLQSVPPKTFAFPYFEGSFQPFIRSSYFPASSSVVPIPGTFSWPLAARGKPRRGMLRRAVFSDVQRKALEKMFQKQKYISKPDRKKLAAKLGLKDSQVKIWFQNRRMKWRNSKERELLSSGGCREQTLPTKLNPHPDLSDVGQKGPGDDDDEEDEGPGSPRPRLCYHASPADPRHLRDPRLEAPLPTSPARSGSPDKASDFSDSEDEEEGEEEITVS, from the exons ATGATGTTCCCTGGCCTCCTCGCGCCCCCCGCCGGGTACCCCAGCCTCTTGCGCCCCACGCCCACCTTAACGCTGCCCCAGTCCCTGCAGTCGGCATTTTCCGGTCACTCGAGCTTCCTGGTGGAGGATCTAGTCCGCATCAGCCGACCCCCCGCCTACCTGCCCCGAGGCAGCGTGCCCACCCCCAGCATGTCGCCCCCTAGGCCGGGGGCCCCTGCGGCTCTCACAGACACCGGGGCCTCGGACCTGGGCTCCCCGGGCCCGGGCAGCCGGCGGGGCGGCTCACCGCAGACCGCCGTCTCCCCTGCCAGCGAGCCCACGTTTCTGAAGTTTGGAGTGAACGCCATCCTTTCCTCGGCGCCCAGAACCG AAACGTCTCCCACCTTGCTCCAGAGTGTCCCTCCCAAGACCTTTGCTTTTCCCTACTTTGAAGGCTCTTTCCAGCCTTTCATCAGATCGTCTTATTTCCCAG CGTCCTCCAGCGTCGTGCCCATCCCGGGGACCTTCTCCTGGCCACTGGCCGCCCGCGGCAAGCCTCGCAGGGGCATGCTGCGTCGAGCCGTGTTCTCCGACGTGCAGCGCAAGGCGCTGGAGAAGATGTTCCAGAAGCAGAAGTATATCAGCAAGCCGGACCGCAAGAAGCTGGCGGCCAAGTTGGGCTTGAAAGACTCCCAG GTGAAAATCTGGTTCCAGAACCGACGCATGAAGTGGCGGAACTCTAAGGAACGCGAGCTCCTGTCCAGCGGGGGCTGCCGCGAGCAGACCCTTCCCACCAAACTCAACCCGCACCCGGACCTCAGCGACGTGGGCCAGAAGGGTCCCGGGGACGATGACGACGAGGAGGACGAGGGCCCGggcagcccccgcccccgcctgtGCTATCACGCGTCCCCAGCCGACCCTCGGCACCTGCGGGACCCGCGGCTGGAAGCGCCGCTGCCCACCTCGCCCGCGCGCTCGGGCAGCCCCGACAAAGCTTCGGACTTCTCCGACTCCGAAGACGAGGAGGAGGGCGAGGAGGAGATCACGGTGTCTTAG